From the genome of Fusibacter sp. A1:
CAGAATCGGTTGCACTGATTATCGCCTTGGCAACGCTTCAGATGAACATGACGACAGAAGAGGTGATCACAGCGCTTACCATCAATGGTGCTGCCGCGCTTGGACGCGCTGATACGGTAGGTAGCTTGGATGAAGGCAAATTAGCTGATATCGTCATACATGAGTTCCCGTCTTATAAGTTCTTGCCGTATCATATCGCTGTTTCGACAGTGGAAACGGTAATTAAAAAAGGGGAAATCGTTTACGAGAGATTGTATTAACGGTTTGCTTTGTGACTATGATATACTATTAACAACAAAGTGACAGTTGATGCATAGAGGAGGAAGAACATGTTAGCAAATTTGACGTGTGTGGAATTTTTAGATAAGTTGGCTTCAAACGAGCCTGTTCCAGGTGGCGGCAGTGTCGCTGCACTTACTGGCGGAATCGCCGCAGCGCTTGCTGCGATGGTTGCAAACCTTACAGTCGGTAAAAAGAACTATGTGGAAGTCTCTGAAGAAATGGAAGAGATTGCGACTCGCATGATTCAAATGAAAATCGCTTTTGTCGAATTTATCGACAAAGACGCAAACTCGTTTGACGGCGTGATGAAGGCGTTTAAACTTCCTAAAGAAACCGATGAAGAAAAAGCAGCTCGTACTGCTGCAATTCAAAACGGTTACAAAGAGGCGATCGCAGTACCGCTTGCAGTTGCCAAAGCGGCTTCTGAGATGTTCGAGATGATCGAAGTTGTCGTGACTAAGGGGAATCAGAACGCTGTGACAGACGGTCTTGTTGCCGCGATGTCGGCCCGTACTGCGATTCTTGGTGCGCTACTTAATGTTAAAATCAATCTATCTTCTGTTAAAGATGAAGCCTATGTAGAAAAAATCAAGTCTGAGGTCGAGGCGCTTGAAGCGTTTGCGATTAAACGTGAAGGCGAGATTTTGGCTAAAGCGGCTTTCTAAGTCGGTAGACTCAAAGTTAAAACGGATCAAAACCTCCACAATTTTATTGTGGGGGTTTCTTTTTTTTGGTAGTAAGCCTTGAAAAGGTGTATAAATAGAAAAAGAAGATTTCAAGGAGCATGCTATGAAAAAGCTGGAAAGAATATGGATGTATGGAGTTACCCTCTTTATCGTGCTGTTACTGACCACCACCCTTTATATCCTGCTTTTAAGGGAAGTGGAGCGCACGGATAAGGTGGTGGAAGACACGAAGCGCGAGATACTCACCCTGTTCGAACGCGCGGAAAACCATGTGGAGACACTCGCAAAGCTTATGGAAACAGAGTATGTCGATCCACGTATGCCGTCGGATACCATCAAGTTCAATCAAAAGGAAGATTACTTTGCTATCGATGACGACTCCTTGTCGTGGAACATCACGGGACTTGGAGACTACAAGAAGCTATCAGGCAAAAGGTCTAAAGAGATTTACAGCGCCTATGTCGTCGGAGAACTTATGGAATATTTGAGCGCAAAAGAGCCGGAGATCGTTTGGATCTATTATATCTCAAACGGCGGATTCATCAATATTAGCCCTTATGTCTCCTCGACAGATTACCGTATCACGGTGGAGGACTATTCAAGACCCTTTGTCACACTCAACACCACCTATCAGAATCCAACAAGAGAACCTGTATGGACGAATGTCTACTTGGATGGGGCCGGGCAGGGGCTTATGGTCACCGTCGCGAAACCTGTGGATATCGCTGAAGACCATTTGGGTGTGATGGCGATAGACATCACCCTGAACACGCTTGAGAAGCTTATCGAAAACGTGGAGTTCAGAAACGCAAAGTTTCTGATTGTCAGCCCACAGGATGATGTTTTGGCATCAAGCAGTTTTGATCAGAAGGATGAGATGAAAATCAATCGTCTGATAGACGTCTTGCCTCTGGGGCTTAGGAGACACAGCATCGATTTAAGCTCGATAAGCGCCGAAGAAAGAAAGATGATCAACGGGTATCTGGTATTTAAAAAGAATCTCGGAGAAACGGGATATCATATTTATGCGAGTGTTTCCATCTGGTCGCTTTTCTTGTCGCAGTTTATTGCGATCATACCTTTGATCCTAGGTGGAATCATCTTGTTCACTTTCTTCTTCAAACGCTATCACAAAGACCAGCTCAGGTACATTCTATCGGCGGATGGCATGAAATTCCAGAAGCTGTTCAACCATTATGACCATCTTTTGCTGATTCTAAATGAAAAGGGAGCGGTTCTAGGCATAAACGACAAGGGTCTTAAACTTGTCACCGCACAAAAAAACGACGTTCTTGGAATGATGATATGGGATTGTCCCTGGTGGGCTGAGGTAGCAAGCTATGAGGTCTATTTTAAAGAGGTCATCTCCAAACCTGAAGGGGGCAAAAGAAGCAAGGAAATGATGTATTTTGACATAAGCGGTGAATCAAAATTTATGACGGTGTCCATCTCGCCCGTCTATGACGATACGACGCATTACATCACCAACTTCATTGTTTCAGGTGAGGACAAGACTGAAATCAGGCATCTGGAAGATGAACTGGACAGGTATAAGCAAAAACAATAAAAAAACGCCTATCCCCACATAAGGGGATAGGCGTTTGTGTTATAAGTAGGCTTTTAACAGCTTGGCTGTTTCGACAATACCGTCGATATGGGTACGTTCCATATGGTGGGATGCATGAACGCCAGGACCGATCAGACCACCTTTAAACTCGTGGCCCGCACTTCTTGCAGCGGATACGTCTGAACCGTAAAACGGATAGATGTCGACCGCGTGATTGATCTTAGCTTTTTTCGCCGCGTCAATCAGACCCGATACGACTTCGTAGTCATAGGGACCGGAAGAATCTTTCGCACAGATGGAAACCTGCTGTTCTGTACAAGCGAGGTCTTTGCCCATGGCACCCATGTCGATTGCGATAAACTCGTCAAGATCCCATGGGATCGCCGAGGATCCGTGACCGACTTCCTCATAGGTCGAAATCAAAATCTTGATGTTGCATCTAGGTTGCGCTTTAGTTGAAGAAAGTTCTTCAAGCCAGCCGATAATGGATGCGACACCCGCCTTGTCATCGAGATGTCTTGATTTGATATAACCGCTACCTGTTACGACCGCACGGGCATCAAGCGAGACGAAGTCTCCTGTTGAGATTCCTAATTTTTCGACATCCTCTTTGGAAGCGACCACTTCATCAAGACGAATCTCCATGTTGTCGATCTTACGTTCCTGTGTTCTGGCATCGTCGTAGACATGGACTGAGGGACTTGTGTTGAGGATGGTGCCTGTGTAGGTCTTGCCGCCTCTTGTGTGTACTACGACGTATTCGCCTTCCACACTGTGCATGGTGTATCCACCGACGGTTGTGAAGTTGAGTGTTCCGCTACTGTTGATAGAGCGGACCATCGCACCTAGAGTGTCGACATGGGCAGCCACACCGATAGTTTTTGTCTTGTCGACTCCTTCGATCTCGATATGCCCGTTACCTTTTTTGGTGAAGGTCATCTGATAACCGAGTGAAGAGACTCTTGCAGCCAATTTGTTCATGACGTCCTTGCAATAACCTGAAGGACTAGGTGTATTTAGCAGTTCTACTAACGTTTCTGTAATGTATTTTTTATTCATGGAAAAGCTCCTTTCTTCAGCTATTGTACCAAAATAGTCACTAGGATGAAACCGTTTTCATTTATTTGAGTCTTCACATTGTTTTAATAAACCATCAGATGCGATTGTGTTATAGTTAGTATTGGAGGTGTATGATGAATAAAAGACTGAAATTGACAATGGAGAATGAGAAAGCCCTGAAGGAAATGATTCGAAATTTTTTTGAAGAACAATATGATGAAGAAATAGGTGATCTCAAGTCGCAATTGATTTTTGATTTTTTTGCTGAATCTCTTGCGCCAACCTTCTATAATATGGGTATAAAAGACACGGTAGCGTTTTTATCGGATAAGATGGATGATGTTTATCATTTAGAACTTTAAAAGGGAGATGCCATGAGTCTTGATTTGAAAATTTTTTCGGGATCGTCTGGAAATGCGTTCGCTCAGAAGATATGTGATTACTTGGATGTTCCACTTGCTAAATCCGACGTGTTCAATTTTTCTGAGGGCAATACCTTTGTAAGAGTCGGTGAAACAGTACGTGGAGAAGATGTCTATATCGTTCAAAGTATCGGCATGCATCCCAATGACGAGTTTGTAGAGATTTTGTTCTGGATCGACGCGCTTAAGAGGGCCAGCGCCCATTCTGTGACGGTGGTCATGCCGTTTTTCAGCTATGCCAAAGGCGATAAGAAGGATGAGCCGCGTGTTTCCATAAGGGCGCGTGTCTGTGCGGATTGCATCGAGGTGACGGGTGCAGACAGGGTAGTCACGATGGACCTGCATAGTCCTCAGATACAAGGATTCTTTAAAAAGCCTGTCGACCATCTGACGGCGCTTCCAGTGTTCGCGCAGGCCATCAGACGGCTCAATCTAGGCGATTTTGTAATCGTTTCGCCGGATGCCGGATATGTCAAGGAAGCCAGAAAGCTTTCGAAAATGTTAGGGGTTTCGACGGTGATCGGCGATAAAACACGGGAGGATCATTCCGAATGTGCCGAGATTCTTGAACTCATAGGAGATGTAAACGGAAAGAACGCTGTCATCGTCGACGATTTTACGATCACCGGAGGGACCATCTTCGAACTGACGAAGGTCTTGCAGTCAAGAGGTGCGAATCGTGTCATCGCATGCCTTTCGCATGTCATGTTGAACGAGTCCGCTATCCAGTGGTTAGAAGAAAGTGCGATTGAAAAATTGCTTTGTACAGATACGGTCGACAATCCCCATATCAGATCGAGCAGTAAGATTCAGGTGATCTCAGTCGCTCCGCTGTTTGCTGAAACAATCAAACGGATTCACAACAAGGAGTCCGTCAGTGTGATGTTTGAGACTCTGCCTGATGAAGTGGATAAGGAAATCAAACGGATAGAACAAGTTGAATATAAAGGATAAACCATGCTGGAATTGATGAGAAGTCTACATAAAAGAACACAGTCGCTAGAAGAACAGGTCTTTAGTATGTTTGATCATTTTGATCGAGAGGACTTAAAGGACCATACGGCAGCAGTGGTGACTGCGGCAAAAGAAATCGCCACCAGGTTTGATCTGAATCATGATAAATTGGTGACAATGGCTTATTTTCACGATCTTGGAAGGCTCATTCCGCTTGATCGCATGGTGATTTTCTGTGAATCAAGGGGATATGACGTAAGCAGCGAAGAGGCTAGGGTGCCCGGCATGTTGCACCAGAAGGCGAGCGCTGCGATTGCCAGGGATGT
Proteins encoded in this window:
- a CDS encoding ribose-phosphate pyrophosphokinase, with product MSLDLKIFSGSSGNAFAQKICDYLDVPLAKSDVFNFSEGNTFVRVGETVRGEDVYIVQSIGMHPNDEFVEILFWIDALKRASAHSVTVVMPFFSYAKGDKKDEPRVSIRARVCADCIEVTGADRVVTMDLHSPQIQGFFKKPVDHLTALPVFAQAIRRLNLGDFVIVSPDAGYVKEARKLSKMLGVSTVIGDKTREDHSECAEILELIGDVNGKNAVIVDDFTITGGTIFELTKVLQSRGANRVIACLSHVMLNESAIQWLEESAIEKLLCTDTVDNPHIRSSSKIQVISVAPLFAETIKRIHNKESVSVMFETLPDEVDKEIKRIEQVEYKG
- a CDS encoding M42 family metallopeptidase translates to MNKKYITETLVELLNTPSPSGYCKDVMNKLAARVSSLGYQMTFTKKGNGHIEIEGVDKTKTIGVAAHVDTLGAMVRSINSSGTLNFTTVGGYTMHSVEGEYVVVHTRGGKTYTGTILNTSPSVHVYDDARTQERKIDNMEIRLDEVVASKEDVEKLGISTGDFVSLDARAVVTGSGYIKSRHLDDKAGVASIIGWLEELSSTKAQPRCNIKILISTYEEVGHGSSAIPWDLDEFIAIDMGAMGKDLACTEQQVSICAKDSSGPYDYEVVSGLIDAAKKAKINHAVDIYPFYGSDVSAARSAGHEFKGGLIGPGVHASHHMERTHIDGIVETAKLLKAYL
- a CDS encoding DUF2164 family protein, producing MNKRLKLTMENEKALKEMIRNFFEEQYDEEIGDLKSQLIFDFFAESLAPTFYNMGIKDTVAFLSDKMDDVYHLEL
- a CDS encoding HD domain-containing protein; translation: MLELMRSLHKRTQSLEEQVFSMFDHFDREDLKDHTAAVVTAAKEIATRFDLNHDKLVTMAYFHDLGRLIPLDRMVIFCESRGYDVSSEEARVPGMLHQKASAAIARDVFDYRDKQSLEGIMIHTTLKAGASLYAKALFVADKLTWDETEHEFIREMRSAANESLEAAIRIYLDDVHKNRHEMAIYHPWTHQAYIDYC
- a CDS encoding cyclodeaminase/cyclohydrolase family protein gives rise to the protein MLANLTCVEFLDKLASNEPVPGGGSVAALTGGIAAALAAMVANLTVGKKNYVEVSEEMEEIATRMIQMKIAFVEFIDKDANSFDGVMKAFKLPKETDEEKAARTAAIQNGYKEAIAVPLAVAKAASEMFEMIEVVVTKGNQNAVTDGLVAAMSARTAILGALLNVKINLSSVKDEAYVEKIKSEVEALEAFAIKREGEILAKAAF
- a CDS encoding PAS domain-containing protein; its protein translation is MKKLERIWMYGVTLFIVLLLTTTLYILLLREVERTDKVVEDTKREILTLFERAENHVETLAKLMETEYVDPRMPSDTIKFNQKEDYFAIDDDSLSWNITGLGDYKKLSGKRSKEIYSAYVVGELMEYLSAKEPEIVWIYYISNGGFINISPYVSSTDYRITVEDYSRPFVTLNTTYQNPTREPVWTNVYLDGAGQGLMVTVAKPVDIAEDHLGVMAIDITLNTLEKLIENVEFRNAKFLIVSPQDDVLASSSFDQKDEMKINRLIDVLPLGLRRHSIDLSSISAEERKMINGYLVFKKNLGETGYHIYASVSIWSLFLSQFIAIIPLILGGIILFTFFFKRYHKDQLRYILSADGMKFQKLFNHYDHLLLILNEKGAVLGINDKGLKLVTAQKNDVLGMMIWDCPWWAEVASYEVYFKEVISKPEGGKRSKEMMYFDISGESKFMTVSISPVYDDTTHYITNFIVSGEDKTEIRHLEDELDRYKQKQ